One window from the genome of Pandoraea fibrosis encodes:
- a CDS encoding FliA/WhiG family RNA polymerase sigma factor: MNTLMYGPVVYRRGEKQGDKRSEKRGSAPEAKLAQGMNATMHSHDAKPVAATKGPSSPGWQSLPVAEEQAHVLRLMPVIARIVRSLAPQTSVTIAQEDMTQIALIAALDAVRRYGPPDERFTAYAATRIRGAVLDELRRLDWRPRTLRQASHKRRDAERELTRSLGRAPTREELSAHAGMDDTSLEAAEMAGYAESIASFDQMLDEGGLVANEALVERRSPESLVATRQSLTRALDALDEREQHVVQLYYEFDMNLEEIGEVLGVTRARICQIHQAALGKMKVALQDAERGSSQAARTPRPKCETRQGK, translated from the coding sequence ATGAACACATTGATGTACGGCCCCGTTGTGTACCGCCGGGGCGAGAAGCAGGGCGACAAGCGGAGCGAGAAGCGGGGCAGCGCACCCGAGGCGAAACTTGCGCAGGGCATGAACGCGACGATGCACTCGCATGACGCGAAGCCTGTCGCCGCGACGAAGGGGCCGTCGTCGCCCGGATGGCAATCGTTGCCGGTGGCCGAGGAACAGGCGCACGTTCTGCGGCTGATGCCTGTGATTGCGCGCATCGTGCGCTCGCTGGCACCGCAGACCAGTGTGACGATTGCGCAGGAAGACATGACGCAGATCGCCCTGATCGCTGCGCTCGATGCGGTTCGACGCTACGGGCCGCCCGACGAACGCTTTACCGCTTACGCAGCCACGCGCATTCGCGGTGCCGTGCTGGATGAACTTCGGCGGCTGGACTGGCGCCCGCGCACGTTGCGGCAGGCATCGCACAAGCGTCGCGACGCCGAGCGCGAGCTGACCCGCTCGCTCGGTCGCGCACCGACGCGCGAGGAGTTGAGCGCACACGCCGGCATGGACGACACCTCGCTCGAAGCGGCCGAGATGGCCGGATACGCCGAGAGCATCGCGAGCTTCGACCAGATGCTGGACGAAGGAGGCCTGGTGGCCAACGAGGCGCTTGTCGAGCGGCGCAGTCCGGAATCTCTGGTCGCCACGCGGCAGAGTCTGACGCGAGCACTCGACGCGCTCGACGAGCGGGAGCAACACGTCGTACAGCTTTACTACGAGTTCGACATGAATCTTGAAGAGATTGGCGAAGTGCTGGGCGTGACCCGTGCTCGCATCTGCCAGATCCATCAGGCAGCGCTCGGAAAGATGAAAGTCGCCCTGCAAGACGCAGAGCGAGGCAGCTCACAGGCTGCCCGTACACCACGACCGAAATGTGAGACGAGGCAAGGGAAATGA